The Acinetobacter sp. WCHA45 DNA window CCACAAAAATACTGGATGGAAGTACCTCCTGCTGATAAACCTGGCTATCAAAAATTAATGCGTGAGGCACGTATTAACCTGACAGCAAAAGGAATTTACGATAAGCGTATGATGAAGTTGTTATGGCAATTCCGTTGTCGCGAAGATGCTAAAAATTTTGAATGTGCTTTGCAGGAAGAGAATTATAAATAATCTGTTAAAAAGTCCTTAATCGCACTTTAAACTTCAGATACAGACCCGATATTGAGTATGCTATACTGAATATCGGGTCTTTTATTTATGAAAGACGTATTGAAGTCTGAGGAATATCTACCATGAATGCCCAAGCTCTTGAATTGTCAGATAATGCTGCCAACAAAGTTCGTCAATTACGCGAAAGTGAAGGGAATAACGACTTGATGTTACGTGTTTATGTAACGGGTGGTGGATGCTCAGGCTTTTCTTATGGTTTTAATTTCGCTGAAAGTGTTAATGAAGATGATGCTGAATTTACCAATGGCGACGTTAAAATGTTAGTTGATTCACTTAGCTATCAATACTTGGTTGGCTCAGTGGTTGATTATCTTGAAGGACTGGAAGGTTCTCGCTTTGTGGTGCAAAACCCGAATGCAACGACAACTTGCGGTTGTGGATCATCTTTCTCGATTTAATAGATTCTAATGATAAAAAAGCTTCTCAATTCGAGAAGCTTTTTTATTGCTTTAAGTTTAAACAGCGGTGATGGTTCCCAATATACGATCACCTGAAGCGCCTGTCACAGTAGGTAAATTCCCACTCAGTTGTTCAACGAAACGCATGGCTAACCATGCAAACGCCGTCGCTTCGACCCATGTCGGTGCTAAGCCAAGAGCATCCGTGGTTTGTACTGACCAATTGTGTTTGCGTAAGCGCCAACGTAATTGTTCCAATAAATAAGAATTATAAGCACCGCCGCCACAAACGTAGAGTTCGCCTGTTTCCATGCTAGAACGATAGACTGCTTTTTGAATTGCCCTTACGGTAAGTTTCAGTAAGGTCGCTTGAATATTTTCAGGTGTATCTTCGAGTTCGTCATAGGTTAAATCATTGCGCCAATCGATCAGTTGATCATCTAACCAATCAATATTGAAGTCTTCGCGACCTGTACTTTTTGGAGGTTCTTTCGAAAAGTATTCGTGTGAGTGCAATCGATCTAATAGGGAGCGTATTGGATGGCCATAAGCAGCCCAGTCGCCATTTTCATCGTATGGATGCCCTGTATGACGATGACACCATGCATCCATTAATATATTTGCAGGGCCTGTATCAAAGCCATAAACACCGTCAAGGTCATTTGCAGGCAACATACTGACATTGGCAATACCGCCTAAATTCAAAATGACACGATGGATTCTGTCATGCTGAAACAAAGCTTGATGGAAAGCTGGCACTAAAGGAGCACCTTGCCCTCCTGCGGCCATATCACGACGCCGAAAATCAGAAACCACAGGGAGTTGAGTAATTTCAGTGATGATATTTGGATCACCAATTTGTAAGGTAAAGCCATGCTCAGGGCGATGGCGAATAGTTTGCCCATGAGAACCAATAGCCTTGATTTGATTACGATCTAAATTGTTCCTTTCAATCAGCGTATTAATGCCATGTCCAATCATTTGTGCCAAAGCGACATCGGCTTTACCCATACGATCAATTTCATTGTCGTCAGGAAGCGTTAAAGCCATTAATTCATCACGTAATTCAGGCTCAAAAGGCACAGTCAGTGTGGCATGTAGTGTTAAAGGGTCAAATGAACTTGCAACAATATCAACACCATCCATGCTCGTGCCTGTCATTACACCAATATAGATCGCGCTCATATACAACTTATCCTGCAAGATGCTGAAAAAATGTTAGTATATCGCACAAATTGAATAACTGATGTGTTTAGGTTTTGTGATGTCAAATTTCTTGCCAGCCGAAGAACAGCTTGCTCTCATTCAACGAGGCACGCACGAGATTATCTCTGATGAAGATTTATTGAAAAAACTGAAAGAGAATCGTCCACTCCGTGTAAAAGCAGGCTTTGACCCAACGGCTCCTGATTTACACTTAGGACATACGGTTCTAATCAATAAATTAAAAACCTTCCAAGATTTGGGACATGAGGTTACTTTCTTGATTGGTGATTATACCGCCATGATCGGTGACCCAACAGGCAAAAGTGCAACACGTCCGCCGTTGTCGCAAGAGCAAGTACTTGCCAATGCCAAGACTTATCAAGAACAAGTTTTTAAAATTTTAGATCCAAATAAAACCAAAGTTCGTTTTAACTCAGAATGGTTTAGCCAAAAAACTGCAGCTGATTTAATTCAATTGGCAAGTCAGCAAACTGTATCACGTATGCTGGAACGTGATGACTTTACCAAGCGCTATAACAACCACCAGCCAATCGCGATCCATGAGTTTTTATATCCATTGGTACAAGGCTATGACTCGATTGCGCTTGAAGCAGATGTTGAGTTAGGTGGAACAGACCAAACTTTTAACTTGCTCATGGGACGTACTTTACAAGGTCGTTACGGTCAAGAATCACAAGTCTGCATCACTGTACCGATTCTTGAAGGTTTAGATGGCGTCAATAAGATGTCAAAATCTTTAGGCAACTATATTGGTGTATTTGATACCCCAGGCGCAATGTACCAAAAAATCCTGTCAATGCCAGATAGCTTGATTGAACGCTACTTTGATTTACTCAGCTTTAAGGCACTGGATGAAATCAAAGTCTTGCTGGATGAAATGGCTGCGGGTCGCAATCCACAAGAAATCAAACGTATCTTGGCACTTGAGCTGGTGGAGCGTTTCCATGATGCAGAAGCGGCTGAAAATGCACACAAGAGCGCAGGCAATCGTGTAACCGAAGGCGAAGTACCTGAAGATACGCCAGAAGTGACGATTTCTCGTGGTGAGTTTGGTGGTGAGTTATTTATTGCCACAATTCTTCGTGTTGCTGGTTTAAACCCAAATGCAGCTGCTGCAAAAGATGCCGTGGGTCGTGGTGCGGTTAAAGTTGACTGGAACGTGGTTGATATGAGCTTCTCTGTAAAAGAGAATGTCACTTTAATCATCCAATCGGGTAAAAAAGCGATTGCTCGTGTGACTTTTACTGATTAAATCACAATGGAAAAAATAAAGAGCAGGCCATTAGCCTGCTTTTTATACGTAAATAGCTGATAAAAACAACGAAAACACTAATTTTGTAGAAAAAAGAAACATGCAAAAGAAAATAATAAAAAAGGGGGTTGTGTTGGGAGAGGAATGGTGTAGAATGCACATCCATCGGCGGTGATGCAGATAAAAACTTGTTGAGAAACAAGGATTTGGCTAAAGTAGTTAGGTTCTTGGGTTGGTTGGTGAGTTTTAAAAATATCGAAATTACCTGTTGACTTTAATTTAGATTAGAGTAACATAGCCGACCTAGCTTGATGAT harbors:
- the erpA gene encoding iron-sulfur cluster insertion protein ErpA — protein: MNAQALELSDNAANKVRQLRESEGNNDLMLRVYVTGGGCSGFSYGFNFAESVNEDDAEFTNGDVKMLVDSLSYQYLVGSVVDYLEGLEGSRFVVQNPNATTTCGCGSSFSI
- the tyrS gene encoding tyrosine--tRNA ligase — its product is MCLGFVMSNFLPAEEQLALIQRGTHEIISDEDLLKKLKENRPLRVKAGFDPTAPDLHLGHTVLINKLKTFQDLGHEVTFLIGDYTAMIGDPTGKSATRPPLSQEQVLANAKTYQEQVFKILDPNKTKVRFNSEWFSQKTAADLIQLASQQTVSRMLERDDFTKRYNNHQPIAIHEFLYPLVQGYDSIALEADVELGGTDQTFNLLMGRTLQGRYGQESQVCITVPILEGLDGVNKMSKSLGNYIGVFDTPGAMYQKILSMPDSLIERYFDLLSFKALDEIKVLLDEMAAGRNPQEIKRILALELVERFHDAEAAENAHKSAGNRVTEGEVPEDTPEVTISRGEFGGELFIATILRVAGLNPNAAAAKDAVGRGAVKVDWNVVDMSFSVKENVTLIIQSGKKAIARVTFTD
- a CDS encoding anhydro-N-acetylmuramic acid kinase; its protein translation is MSAIYIGVMTGTSMDGVDIVASSFDPLTLHATLTVPFEPELRDELMALTLPDDNEIDRMGKADVALAQMIGHGINTLIERNNLDRNQIKAIGSHGQTIRHRPEHGFTLQIGDPNIITEITQLPVVSDFRRRDMAAGGQGAPLVPAFHQALFQHDRIHRVILNLGGIANVSMLPANDLDGVYGFDTGPANILMDAWCHRHTGHPYDENGDWAAYGHPIRSLLDRLHSHEYFSKEPPKSTGREDFNIDWLDDQLIDWRNDLTYDELEDTPENIQATLLKLTVRAIQKAVYRSSMETGELYVCGGGAYNSYLLEQLRWRLRKHNWSVQTTDALGLAPTWVEATAFAWLAMRFVEQLSGNLPTVTGASGDRILGTITAV